The following proteins are co-located in the Trichormus variabilis 0441 genome:
- a CDS encoding DUF4231 domain-containing protein — protein MMANKDDYQEFLKGKFTSLIDSLNLSELQTQFLFSRWLDQMLWMEAQAGKSRNRYYRLRLITIIGGVVLPALVSLNINSSEVREIFVWATFSLSQIVAISAAVEEFFHYGERWRHYRRTAESLKTQGWQFFQLTGPYVNYGTHDKAFSSFANQVEEIIQRDVEVYATQVVQEKKQQENGNDDKQDNVKENKESKV, from the coding sequence ATGATGGCAAATAAGGATGATTATCAAGAATTTCTTAAGGGAAAGTTTACGAGTTTAATTGATTCGTTAAATCTCTCGGAATTACAAACACAATTTCTGTTTTCGCGTTGGTTAGATCAAATGCTGTGGATGGAAGCACAAGCAGGTAAATCAAGGAATAGATATTACAGATTACGATTGATCACAATTATTGGGGGTGTGGTTCTCCCTGCTTTAGTAAGTCTCAATATTAACAGTTCTGAGGTGCGGGAAATTTTTGTTTGGGCTACTTTTTCTCTTAGCCAAATTGTAGCAATTAGCGCAGCAGTTGAGGAATTTTTCCACTATGGAGAACGCTGGCGACACTATCGCCGCACGGCAGAATCTTTGAAAACTCAAGGTTGGCAATTCTTTCAATTAACTGGCCCTTATGTGAATTATGGAACACACGATAAAGCATTTAGTTCTTTTGCCAATCAAGTGGAAGAAATTATTCAGCGAGATGTAGAAGTTTATGCTACTCAGGTTGTGCAAGAGAAGAAACAGCAAGAAAATGGTAATGATGACAAACAAGATAATGTGAAAGAGAACAAAGAGAGTAAGGTATAG
- a CDS encoding filamentous hemagglutinin N-terminal domain-containing protein codes for MNNSRNFAQSQAGLLLAKGTIISVSVVSILTSDISSAQITPDTTLGNQSSRVTTGVNIKGHETDLIEGGVQRGSSLFHSFTEFNVNNGQRVYFANPTGIADIFSRVTGSNASHILGTLGVHGAANLYLLNPNGIIFGTNAQLDIQGSLFATTADSFEFPDGSEFSATNPQAPLLTMSVPVGVQYGLQQTASITNQGNLVTGKNLTLNAGSLDLQGKLEAGGDISLNSQQGTIDINGEIISTTPNGIAGDVTIQAVGDIHIFKNIKASSNSDIITNNDQKRYNNIAINSTGGSIYLNGSQLNVTNSGSGFAGDIMINANDQISILNGSKISSNGNMGRIFIGVGDSNKITPKRVNIDNSGLNVDNYSSDGNTGSITIYSFEEISIKNSYILSGRGSIASSRNDDGSGANGGTVSIESQGLVSLDSLVILADVFSSDQNGTGGDINISAGSLIIKNGSELDTSTSGKGNAGDVTITASDSILLDNSKISSSLRNAATGKGGNIAITTNFLTADKGTIEAQSPGKGDGGNINITTLNLWLRRQSKISTTAGAEGSGGNGGSIRINAKGGFIVAVPSEDSNIVANAFGGNGGKINISANRTLGFQNRGKLSPNELNAIITNGTSEISASSDYGEDGEVAIETLSIDPTQGLVELPTQLVDPSRLIAQGCGSPNNRVAKGQSEFVITGRGGLPPSPDDMLKPGIRSPEWVVNNTRDYSNNSESIIEKEMNLKQLSSNTSTPLVEAVGMVHNANGDVVLTTQPAVATPLHYSGLSSQVCGLIQGNVRE; via the coding sequence GTGAATAACAGCAGGAACTTTGCTCAGTCCCAGGCTGGATTGCTCCTAGCAAAAGGAACCATCATCTCAGTGTCCGTAGTATCAATATTGACCAGTGATATTAGCTCGGCACAAATTACACCGGATACGACTTTGGGTAATCAAAGCTCCCGTGTTACAACTGGTGTCAACATCAAAGGACATGAGACTGACTTAATTGAAGGTGGTGTCCAACGAGGAAGCAGCCTGTTTCACAGTTTTACAGAATTTAATGTCAACAACGGACAAAGAGTATATTTTGCCAACCCTACAGGCATTGCAGATATTTTTAGTCGAGTAACTGGGAGTAACGCTTCTCATATTTTGGGTACTTTGGGCGTACATGGTGCAGCTAATCTATATCTGCTCAATCCCAATGGTATTATTTTTGGGACAAATGCCCAGTTAGATATTCAAGGTTCTTTGTTTGCTACCACAGCCGACAGTTTTGAATTTCCTGATGGTAGTGAATTTAGTGCCACTAATCCCCAAGCACCACTGTTAACAATGAGTGTACCTGTAGGTGTACAGTATGGTTTACAGCAAACAGCAAGTATTACTAATCAAGGGAATTTGGTAACAGGAAAAAATTTGACGCTAAATGCTGGAAGTTTAGATTTACAGGGCAAACTCGAAGCTGGTGGTGATATTTCCCTAAACAGTCAGCAAGGAACAATTGATATAAATGGGGAGATTATATCTACAACTCCCAATGGAATTGCTGGAGATGTTACGATTCAAGCTGTAGGCGATATTCATATATTTAAGAACATAAAAGCCTCTAGCAACAGTGATATTATCACTAATAATGATCAGAAAAGATATAATAATATCGCAATTAATTCTACCGGAGGTTCTATTTATTTAAATGGTTCTCAATTAAATGTTACTAACTCTGGTTCCGGCTTTGCCGGAGATATCATGATTAACGCTAATGACCAAATATCCATTCTCAATGGTAGTAAGATATCTAGTAATGGAAATATGGGACGGATATTTATTGGCGTTGGCGATAGTAATAAAATTACGCCTAAAAGAGTTAATATTGATAATTCTGGTCTGAATGTAGATAATTATTCATCTGATGGTAATACAGGAAGTATAACTATTTACAGCTTTGAAGAAATTTCGATTAAAAATAGTTATATCTTAAGTGGCAGAGGCAGCATAGCTAGTAGCCGTAATGATGACGGCAGTGGGGCAAATGGTGGCACTGTAAGTATTGAATCACAAGGCTTAGTAAGTTTGGACAGTTTAGTAATATTAGCTGATGTTTTTTCTTCAGACCAAAATGGTACTGGAGGTGACATTAATATTTCCGCAGGCTCACTAATTATTAAGAATGGGTCTGAATTAGATACTTCCACATCTGGTAAAGGGAATGCGGGTGATGTGACTATTACGGCTTCAGATTCTATTTTGTTAGACAATAGTAAAATTTCCAGTAGTCTTAGGAACGCAGCAACAGGTAAGGGTGGAAATATTGCAATTACAACTAATTTTTTGACTGCTGACAAAGGAACAATAGAAGCTCAGAGTCCAGGTAAGGGAGATGGTGGCAATATCAACATCACAACACTAAATTTGTGGCTTCGCCGCCAGAGTAAAATTTCCACTACAGCAGGTGCAGAAGGATCGGGTGGTAATGGAGGTAGCATCAGGATTAATGCTAAGGGTGGATTTATCGTAGCAGTACCATCAGAAGACAGTAATATCGTTGCTAATGCTTTTGGTGGTAATGGTGGCAAGATTAACATTAGTGCCAACCGTACTCTAGGATTTCAAAATCGGGGAAAGTTGAGTCCAAATGAACTAAACGCGATTATTACCAATGGCACTAGCGAAATTAGCGCCAGTTCTGATTATGGTGAAGACGGGGAGGTAGCGATTGAAACCCTGAGCATTGACCCTACTCAGGGGCTAGTTGAATTGCCGACACAGTTAGTAGACCCTTCTCGATTAATTGCCCAAGGCTGTGGCTCTCCTAACAATAGGGTTGCTAAAGGGCAGAGTGAATTTGTGATTACTGGACGTGGGGGACTACCGCCTAGTCCTGATGATATGCTCAAGCCTGGGATTAGGTCGCCGGAATGGGTGGTAAATAATACTAGAGATTACAGTAATAATTCTGAAAGCATAATTGAAAAAGAGATGAATTTAAAGCAATTATCGTCAAATACTTCTACTCCGTTAGTAGAAGCAGTGGGGATGGTTCACAATGCCAATGGAGATGTTGTTTTGACTACTCAACCAGCAGTCGCCACTCCACTACATTATTCGGGGTTATCTAGCCAAGTCTGTGGTCTTATTCAAGGGAATGTCAGAGAATGA
- a CDS encoding ShlB/FhaC/HecB family hemolysin secretion/activation protein, with protein MNRLLDRRSPNAFPYYSDPLTKQAQNLVRCDNLTKSLHRILLTNRSHILLLLTGLILGFYPQRLAAQVIPNEVKPPSTQPLPEPAPLPALPPPEQLLPTTPQSPTQPDVNPQTLAETLIVDRFEFVGNTVFSTQELTNLTAGYLKRPITFNDLLKIRSELTKLYIDRGYVTSGVILPPQTVKAGVLVMQVVEGSLEKINVTGTRRLNPSYIRDRLAIAAGKPLSRDRLLTGLQLLQLDPLIKSISTDLQAGIRPGTNILEVKVTEADSFSTQLALDNQRSPSVGSFRRRIHVNEANLLGLGDGLNIGYTNTDGSNGFDVSYSLPVNPRNGKLIFSYGNTHSNVIENPFNSLDITSQSSYYELTFHQPLLQTPSQEFTLGITASHQRSQTFLGLEDIGPFPLAVGADDEGNTRVSAIRFFQEWSQRSSRQVIAARSQFSFGLGILDATINNDEPDSRFFSWRGQAQWLRQLAPDTLLLLQADMQLADRKLLGVEQFGIGGQTSVRGYRQDQLLTDNGVQATVELRLPILRIPQGVLQITPFVDVGTGWNHGGANADNTLVSTGMGLQWRQGNNFSARLDWGIPLTSVDSQRKETWQENGLYFSIIYRPF; from the coding sequence ATGAACCGCTTGCTGGATAGGCGATCGCCTAACGCATTTCCATACTATTCAGATCCACTCACAAAGCAAGCTCAAAACCTTGTCAGGTGTGACAATCTTACAAAATCTCTTCATCGGATTCTGTTGACAAATCGCTCTCATATATTACTGTTGCTCACGGGGTTAATTCTCGGCTTTTATCCACAACGGTTGGCGGCTCAAGTAATTCCCAATGAGGTGAAACCGCCTTCAACTCAACCACTACCGGAACCAGCACCCCTACCAGCTTTACCGCCTCCAGAACAACTCCTACCCACTACACCACAGTCACCAACTCAGCCAGATGTTAATCCGCAGACATTAGCGGAAACATTGATAGTAGATCGGTTTGAGTTTGTGGGTAACACAGTTTTTAGTACCCAAGAACTAACAAATCTGACGGCTGGTTATCTCAAACGCCCCATTACCTTTAATGATTTACTGAAGATTCGTTCAGAGTTGACGAAATTATATATAGATAGAGGCTATGTCACCTCTGGGGTAATTCTTCCGCCGCAAACTGTGAAAGCGGGGGTATTAGTGATGCAGGTGGTAGAAGGAAGTTTAGAAAAAATCAATGTCACCGGTACGCGCCGCCTTAACCCCAGCTATATCCGCGATCGCCTGGCGATTGCTGCGGGTAAACCATTATCACGCGATCGCCTACTCACAGGACTGCAACTATTACAACTCGATCCTTTAATTAAAAGCATATCTACAGATTTACAAGCCGGCATCCGTCCGGGTACGAATATTTTAGAAGTTAAAGTTACTGAAGCCGATTCTTTTAGTACTCAACTAGCGCTGGATAACCAACGTAGTCCCAGTGTGGGAAGTTTTCGGCGGCGCATTCATGTTAACGAAGCCAATTTGTTAGGGCTGGGAGATGGTTTAAATATCGGCTATACCAACACTGATGGTAGCAATGGCTTTGATGTGAGCTATAGTCTACCAGTTAACCCGCGCAACGGTAAGCTGATTTTTAGCTATGGCAATACTCACAGTAATGTTATAGAAAATCCTTTTAACTCCTTGGATATTACATCCCAGTCCAGCTACTACGAATTAACCTTCCATCAACCCCTGCTGCAAACTCCCAGCCAAGAATTCACTCTAGGAATTACCGCCAGCCACCAAAGAAGTCAAACATTTTTAGGTTTGGAAGATATCGGGCCGTTTCCTCTAGCGGTTGGTGCTGATGACGAAGGAAACACAAGGGTTTCAGCTATCCGATTTTTTCAGGAATGGAGTCAACGCAGTAGCCGACAAGTCATAGCCGCGCGATCGCAATTTAGTTTCGGGTTGGGTATTTTAGATGCCACAATCAATAACGATGAACCGGATAGCCGTTTTTTTAGCTGGCGTGGACAAGCTCAATGGTTGCGCCAGTTAGCGCCTGATACTTTACTGCTGCTACAAGCTGATATGCAGTTAGCAGATAGAAAATTGTTGGGAGTGGAACAATTTGGTATCGGTGGACAAACAAGTGTACGCGGATATCGTCAAGATCAGTTGTTAACAGATAATGGCGTGCAAGCAACCGTCGAACTTCGCCTACCGATTCTCCGCATTCCTCAAGGAGTCTTGCAAATCACGCCTTTTGTAGATGTCGGTACAGGCTGGAATCATGGCGGCGCAAATGCTGATAATACTTTAGTCAGTACGGGTATGGGTTTGCAGTGGCGACAGGGTAATAATTTCAGTGCGCGTTTAGATTGGGGTATTCCTCTGACATCTGTTGATTCCCAGAGGAAAGAAACATGGCAAGAAAACGGTTTGTATTTCTCTATTATCTATAGGCCTTTTTAG